The DNA region GTCGACCGTGGCGGGGAGGATCTTCTGGGAGTTGAAGATCTCCGCCAGCTTGGTGAGGCGGGGGTCGGGGACGCCGACGACGCCCACGTTCGGCTCGATCGTCGCGAACGGGTAGTTGGCCGCAAGGACGTCGTTCTTGGTCAGGGCGTTGAACAGGGTCGACTTGCCGACATTGGGCAGACCGACGATTCCGATCGTGAGCGACACGTTGCGACTTCCCGTACGTGAGGACTGGAGAACTGGGGGACTGGAGGTTCGGAGGGCTGAGGATTGGCGGCCTCGTCGTCCGGGGTGGGTCCACCAGTCTGGCGATCCACCAGTCTACGGCGTGTCGCGCCCCGCCCCCGTACCGCCGTCCTGCCGCCCGGGAAGCCGCCCCGGCCCGCCCGGGGACGCCCTCGGGCCCCGCCCCGGACCACCCGCGCCCCTGCCCCGCACCCCGCCCCGTACCGCCGCCCTGTCGAACGCTCGGCCAAGCTCGGCCAAAACGCGTGTCCCAATACGGTATGACCACCCGGGCCGACCTAGGTTGGACCGGTGGAGCAACACAGGACCCGTCCCCCGGGCGCAAGGCCGCGCCGCACCGCGCCGCTGCCCGAACAAGGCAGCCCCGCGGAGCCCCCCGTCCCCCGTACCCCGCCGGGCGGCCCCCGCAGGCCCGCCTCGCCGCTCGTCCGCGTCCTGCGCAGAACGCCGGTGTACCGCAAGGTCAGCCGGATGCCGGTGTACCGCAGGCTGCGCCGGATGCCCAATCCGCGGCTGACCGGCCTCGGCAGCGGGCTCTTCGCCGCCGCCGTGATGTTCGTGCTCGCCTGCCTGCTCCGGCTGCTCTTCGGCGGCTCGCTCGTCGCGTACGGCGTGCTGTTCCTGCCGGTGAGCGCCCTCACCGCGCTGTGGGTGCGGCCCGCCGACCTGGTGACCGCGCCCGTCGCGGTGCCGATCGCGTTCGCGGCCGGGGTGCTGCCGATCTCCGGCGGCACCGGTGGCTTCGGCGGTCAGTTCATGGGGCTGCTGACGTCGCTCGCGCTGCACGCGGGCTGGCTGTACGGCGGGACGCTGGTCGCCGGTGTCATCGTGACCGTGCGCAAGGTCAAGCTCATGAACCGGCGGCGCCAG from Streptomyces flavofungini includes:
- a CDS encoding DUF6542 domain-containing protein; the protein is MEQHRTRPPGARPRRTAPLPEQGSPAEPPVPRTPPGGPRRPASPLVRVLRRTPVYRKVSRMPVYRRLRRMPNPRLTGLGSGLFAAAVMFVLACLLRLLFGGSLVAYGVLFLPVSALTALWVRPADLVTAPVAVPIAFAAGVLPISGGTGGFGGQFMGLLTSLALHAGWLYGGTLVAGVIVTVRKVKLMNRRRQQRQWQQRQRRDGQLRPPGGPTQRRVPAS